The following are from one region of the Coriobacteriia bacterium genome:
- a CDS encoding transporter substrate-binding domain-containing protein, giving the protein MSKTKKFVALFLVFALALSMVALSGCTDDGEDTDEGTETTERAAITSVDDLGEGDKVGVQSGTTGEGWAKENLEPNGVEVVPYDDILLAFSALQAGDVDGVINDLPISQDIVKDETRGLEIVEEIKTDETYGFAFNKDDAALRDAVNWALAECIADGTYDEVYETWFGAAPMSYPEAESGVTAKPADAPALITAGKIVVGSDTAFPPFENVEGGETVGFDVDLLNAIGEKLGLTVEFKSYKFDALITGVQAGTEFDLVASAMTITDERKQSVDFSDPYINSNQSLAVKKAE; this is encoded by the coding sequence ATGAGCAAGACCAAGAAGTTCGTTGCGCTGTTCCTGGTCTTCGCGCTGGCGCTCAGCATGGTTGCGCTGAGCGGCTGCACGGACGATGGCGAGGACACGGACGAGGGCACCGAAACCACCGAGCGCGCTGCGATCACCAGCGTTGACGATCTCGGCGAAGGCGACAAGGTCGGCGTCCAGTCTGGTACCACGGGCGAGGGTTGGGCCAAGGAAAACCTCGAGCCCAACGGTGTCGAGGTCGTTCCTTACGACGACATCCTGCTTGCCTTCTCGGCGCTGCAGGCTGGCGACGTTGACGGCGTTATCAACGACCTTCCGATCAGCCAGGACATCGTCAAGGACGAGACCCGTGGCCTCGAGATCGTTGAAGAGATCAAGACCGACGAGACCTATGGCTTTGCATTCAACAAAGACGACGCCGCGCTCCGCGACGCCGTCAACTGGGCGCTTGCCGAGTGCATCGCCGATGGCACGTACGACGAGGTCTACGAGACCTGGTTCGGCGCAGCCCCGATGTCGTATCCCGAGGCTGAGAGCGGCGTGACCGCCAAGCCCGCGGATGCTCCCGCGCTGATCACCGCCGGCAAGATCGTCGTCGGCTCCGACACCGCGTTCCCGCCGTTCGAGAACGTCGAGGGTGGCGAGACGGTGGGCTTCGACGTCGACCTGCTGAATGCGATCGGCGAGAAGCTCGGCCTCACGGTCGAGTTCAAGAGCTACAAGTTCGACGCGCTCATCACGGGCGTTCAGGCCGGTACCGAGTTCGATCTGGTCGCCTCGGCGATGACGATCACTGACGAGCGCAAGCAGTCGGTCGACTTCTCCGATCCGTACATCAACTCGAACCAGTCGCTGGCGGTCAAGAAGGCCGAGTAG
- a CDS encoding ABC transporter permease subunit (The N-terminal region of this protein, as described by TIGR01726, is a three transmembrane segment that identifies a subfamily of ABC transporter permease subunits, which specificities that include histidine, arginine, glutamine, glutamate, L-cystine (sic), the opines (in Agrobacterium) octopine and nopaline, etc.): protein MSKFRNSVGYVVAGIVAVVLVAMLLTMTGPERVLFERNAPRGKKGTVSDIYVISPTRDEITIGKSQTNVVADLAEIDDNLAATIVRTPAGAGLGKGEWVLSAEETSPTPVLLNGDEIEGTPTLADGDVITVGGSDVTFTVGRTGILGGLDWWEAGKISHLYASPKIIAEAFPIVLAAFPISLVAVLVSFGLAIPGGLMLAFMKMAKSRWFRMPATLYVDFIRGTPIFLQILLVFFGLTLLPPWQALVKAVPAINESGLFGVDNSMWIRAFVVLSFNSAAYMAEIFRAGIQSISKGQMEAARSLGMTTAAAMTFVIIPQTVRRILPTMMSEFILLFKDTSLFAAVGMGEMVMRAREVASSTLNVSPYLLAAGFYLVITIPLGRLVQQLENRLARSEGGGAATFEKSEKDNLAAAAAKKAAAEAAAAEKLRIDDAAHRHATGR from the coding sequence ATGTCGAAGTTCCGCAATTCGGTGGGGTACGTGGTCGCGGGGATCGTCGCGGTGGTGCTGGTCGCGATGCTACTCACGATGACCGGTCCGGAACGGGTGCTCTTCGAGCGGAATGCGCCGCGCGGCAAGAAGGGCACCGTAAGCGACATCTACGTGATCTCGCCCACGCGCGATGAGATCACCATCGGCAAGTCGCAGACCAACGTGGTCGCCGATCTTGCCGAGATCGACGACAACCTCGCCGCTACGATCGTCCGCACGCCGGCCGGTGCCGGACTGGGCAAGGGCGAGTGGGTCCTCAGCGCCGAGGAGACCAGCCCCACGCCGGTGCTGCTCAACGGCGACGAGATCGAGGGGACACCCACGCTCGCGGACGGGGACGTCATCACCGTCGGAGGCTCCGATGTGACGTTCACCGTGGGGCGCACGGGCATCCTCGGCGGACTCGACTGGTGGGAAGCGGGCAAGATCTCGCATCTCTACGCCTCGCCGAAGATCATTGCCGAGGCATTCCCCATTGTGTTGGCGGCCTTCCCCATCTCGCTTGTGGCGGTGCTCGTCTCCTTCGGGCTGGCGATTCCGGGCGGCCTCATGCTCGCCTTCATGAAGATGGCGAAGAGCCGATGGTTCCGCATGCCGGCAACGCTTTACGTGGACTTCATCCGCGGCACGCCGATCTTCCTGCAGATCCTGCTCGTGTTCTTCGGCCTCACGCTTCTGCCGCCGTGGCAGGCGCTCGTCAAGGCGGTGCCTGCGATCAACGAGAGCGGCCTGTTCGGCGTGGACAACTCCATGTGGATCCGGGCGTTCGTGGTCTTGAGCTTCAACTCGGCGGCATACATGGCCGAGATCTTCCGCGCGGGCATCCAGTCCATCAGCAAGGGGCAGATGGAAGCGGCGCGTTCGCTCGGCATGACCACCGCCGCCGCCATGACCTTTGTGATCATCCCGCAGACAGTGCGGCGCATCCTGCCGACGATGATGTCCGAGTTCATCCTGCTGTTCAAAGACACGTCGCTGTTCGCGGCCGTTGGTATGGGTGAGATGGTCATGAGGGCGCGTGAAGTGGCGTCGAGCACGCTCAACGTCTCGCCGTACCTGCTCGCCGCGGGCTTCTACCTCGTGATCACCATCCCGCTCGGCCGTCTCGTCCAGCAGCTCGAGAACCGGCTCGCGCGCTCGGAGGGTGGCGGCGCAGCCACCTTCGAGAAGAGCGAGAAGGACAACCTCGCGGCAGCTGCGGCCAAGAAGGCCGCTGCCGAGGCTGCTGCAGCGGAGAAACTCAGGATCGACGATGCTGCCCACCGACACGCGACCGGCCGATAG
- a CDS encoding amino acid ABC transporter ATP-binding protein: MSEHTTTPAYSGPIVRIRNLRKCFGEVEVLRDVDMDVQKGEVVVILGPSGSGKSTMLRCVNRLEEPTGGEIWLEDIKVNDPKTNINEVRERIGMVFQQFNLFPHLTAKDNVMLAQRKVLNRSKHEAERIALEQLERVGLGDRVDYFPAQLSGGQQQRVAIARALAMDPHVMLFDEVTSALDPELVRGVLDVMKELAKAGMTMLVVTHEMGFARDVASRAVFMDGGVIVEEGTPSEVFDHPRNERTKDFLGHIS, from the coding sequence ATGAGCGAACACACCACCACCCCCGCGTACAGCGGCCCGATCGTCCGGATCCGCAACCTCAGGAAGTGCTTCGGCGAGGTTGAAGTGCTCCGCGACGTGGACATGGACGTGCAGAAGGGCGAGGTTGTGGTCATTCTCGGGCCGAGCGGCTCGGGCAAGTCGACGATGCTTCGCTGCGTGAACCGGCTCGAGGAGCCCACCGGCGGGGAGATCTGGCTCGAGGACATCAAGGTGAACGACCCCAAGACGAACATCAACGAGGTGCGCGAGCGCATCGGCATGGTGTTCCAGCAGTTCAACTTGTTCCCGCACCTCACGGCCAAAGACAACGTGATGCTGGCGCAGCGCAAGGTTCTCAACCGCTCAAAGCACGAGGCCGAGCGCATCGCGCTCGAGCAACTCGAGCGCGTGGGCCTTGGCGACCGCGTGGACTACTTCCCGGCGCAGCTTTCCGGCGGCCAGCAGCAGCGCGTGGCGATCGCCCGCGCGCTTGCGATGGACCCGCACGTGATGCTCTTCGACGAGGTCACTTCGGCACTCGACCCGGAGCTCGTGCGCGGCGTGCTCGACGTCATGAAGGAACTCGCCAAGGCTGGCATGACGATGCTCGTGGTCACCCACGAGATGGGCTTTGCCCGCGATGTGGCGAGCCGCGCCGTGTTCATGGACGGCGGCGTGATCGTGGAGGAGGGCACTCCCTCCGAGGTGTTCGACCATCCGCGGAACGAGCGCACGAAGGACTTCCTCGGCCACATCTCATAA
- a CDS encoding CD225/dispanin family protein — translation MGACKWCGAENVENVVTCANCGQSLGAGEEPDTFDAEASGSAASAQVDEQTAAGMADAGPPPVAAVPPAPESPPPVTPVPVAPAAPQAPVVAAPVPMAAPQYAPPPQQPAYAPPPQQPAYAPPQQYAAPPQQYPPPQQYGYTQPPTQPPKSGLGNAIAVTILCCLPLGIVSIVYATQVDKKWAMGDYAGSQQAAKKANMWASIAAAVGIVWIIVSGIIGYTTAETNTTTTPYYYTY, via the coding sequence ATGGGCGCGTGCAAGTGGTGTGGCGCGGAGAACGTCGAGAACGTTGTAACGTGCGCGAACTGCGGTCAGTCACTCGGTGCTGGGGAGGAACCCGATACCTTTGATGCCGAGGCGTCTGGCAGCGCGGCGAGCGCGCAGGTCGACGAGCAGACTGCGGCCGGCATGGCCGATGCAGGTCCGCCGCCCGTAGCAGCCGTCCCGCCGGCACCCGAGTCGCCGCCGCCGGTCACACCAGTCCCGGTCGCGCCCGCAGCGCCGCAGGCTCCCGTTGTTGCGGCGCCCGTCCCTATGGCCGCGCCACAGTACGCCCCGCCGCCGCAGCAACCGGCCTACGCCCCGCCGCCGCAGCAACCGGCGTACGCCCCGCCGCAGCAGTACGCGGCACCCCCACAGCAGTACCCGCCCCCGCAGCAGTACGGCTACACTCAGCCGCCGACGCAGCCGCCCAAGTCCGGCCTCGGCAACGCCATCGCCGTGACGATCCTGTGCTGCTTGCCGCTCGGCATCGTGTCGATCGTGTACGCCACGCAGGTGGACAAGAAGTGGGCGATGGGCGACTACGCCGGTTCACAGCAGGCCGCCAAGAAGGCCAACATGTGGGCGTCCATCGCGGCGGCCGTGGGCATCGTCTGGATCATCGTGTCCGGCATCATCGGGTATACGACCGCCGAAACGAACACCACCACCACGCCCTACTACTACACCTACTAG
- a CDS encoding DUF2752 domain-containing protein — protein MSQPAPTTPGAAERARALLFLGIAVGAVVAILVPAVGRLVPECALRTLTGLYCPGCGTRRAMLALVQGDLVTALRQNAFAVVAVGPVLVGIVRDALEAFGVRLWPRLRWPPALVWAFGIGVLVFWVARNLPFAPFTYLAPF, from the coding sequence ATGAGCCAACCGGCACCCACCACACCGGGCGCGGCGGAACGCGCCCGGGCGCTGCTGTTCCTCGGCATCGCCGTGGGCGCGGTGGTGGCGATTCTCGTACCGGCGGTGGGAAGGCTCGTTCCCGAGTGCGCGTTGCGCACGCTGACCGGCCTCTACTGCCCCGGGTGCGGCACCCGTCGCGCGATGCTCGCGCTCGTGCAGGGCGATCTGGTCACCGCGCTCCGGCAGAACGCGTTCGCGGTCGTGGCGGTCGGACCGGTGCTCGTGGGCATCGTGCGCGACGCACTCGAGGCGTTCGGCGTGCGCCTGTGGCCGCGCCTGCGCTGGCCACCCGCGCTCGTGTGGGCGTTCGGCATCGGGGTGCTCGTGTTCTGGGTCGCGCGCAATCTGCCCTTTGCGCCGTTCACGTACCTGGCGCCGTTCTAG
- the raiA gene encoding ribosome-associated translation inhibitor RaiA — MQMIVKGRRMDVTPAIREYAEEKIGRVTKILNSQLMSAEVELYTERNKSIEKGQVAEVTVYTKGHVIRAKEAASDLFAAIDLVSEKLESQVRRYKDKTVDRHTKGVSAAAIAPAPAPEELDEPAIVKTKTLATKPMSTDEAILQMELLGHDFFVFRSEDTEGTNVLYRRNDGDYGLITSA; from the coding sequence ATGCAGATGATCGTGAAGGGCCGCCGCATGGACGTTACCCCTGCTATCCGGGAGTACGCCGAGGAGAAGATCGGGCGCGTCACGAAGATTCTGAACAGTCAGCTCATGAGCGCAGAAGTAGAGCTCTACACCGAGCGCAACAAGTCTATAGAGAAGGGTCAGGTCGCCGAAGTAACGGTCTACACCAAGGGGCACGTGATCCGGGCCAAGGAGGCGGCATCGGATCTCTTCGCCGCCATCGACCTGGTAAGTGAGAAGCTCGAGAGCCAGGTGCGCAGGTACAAGGACAAGACCGTGGACCGGCACACCAAGGGCGTGTCGGCGGCCGCGATTGCGCCCGCTCCCGCACCGGAAGAGCTTGACGAGCCGGCCATCGTGAAGACCAAGACGCTTGCCACCAAGCCGATGAGCACCGATGAGGCGATTCTGCAGATGGAACTCCTGGGCCACGACTTCTTCGTCTTCCGATCCGAGGACACGGAAGGGACCAACGTTCTGTACCGCCGCAACGACGGCGACTACGGGCTCATCACATCAGCGTGA